The following coding sequences lie in one Vitis vinifera cultivar Pinot Noir 40024 chromosome 19, ASM3070453v1 genomic window:
- the LOC104877703 gene encoding uncharacterized protein LOC104877703, producing MTTVTSTLLSMMRSVLQWLPLHYHLGNDDSPNNASVSSSSSLQRTSSSEFDRLELYKAALNGDWESTSQLLVHNPRLFSARFGTDDSPVLHIAVELGEARMGFVENLVEFMGSEDLALRDSDGATALFNAARAGNIKAVKLLENKNPRLPNICNRYDFAPLHTAVKYGHKELTLYLLSVTRDNEPPYPFSNSPGIELLRRALMVGFHDVALYLVERYPHLATCHFDSAPHNDANDSDEDFTPLTVLAKRPWAFRSGSRFNLWQLIIYHC from the exons ACATTGCTGAGCATGATGAGGAGTGTACTGCAATGGCTTCCTCTTCATTACCATCTCGGTAATGATGACAGCCCAAACAATGCTTCAgtctcttcctcttcatctttGCAAAGGACTAGCAGCTCCG AATTCGATCGCTTGGAACTGTACAAAGCTGCGCTCAATGGTGACTGGGAAAGTACTTCACAATTATTGGTGCATAATCCACGATTATTCTCCGCCCGGTTCGGAACAGATGATTCCCCAGTGCTTCACATAGCAGTTGAGTTAGGAGAGGCCAGAATGGGTTTCGTGGAGAATTTGGTTGAGTTTATGGGAAGTGAGGATCTGGCTCTGCGGGATTCTGATGGCGCCACTGCCCTTTTCAACGCTGCAAGGGCTGGCAATATAAAAGCAGTCAAGTTGTTAGAGAACAAAAACCCAAGGTTGCCCAATATCTGCAACCGCTACGATTTTGCGCCTCTTCACACCGCTGTTAAGTATGGTCATAAAGAGCTGACTTTATATTTATTAAGCGTCACCAGAGATAATGAACCTCCATATCCTTTCTCAAATTCACCTGGAATCGAGCTTCTGCGCAGAGCACTAATGGTGGGGTTTCATG ATGTAGCACTGTATCTGGTTGAACGTTATCCTCACCTTGCCACATGCCATTTCGATTCCGCCCCCCACAATGATGCTAATGATTCTGATGAGGATTTTACCCCTTTGACAGTATTGGCTAAAAGGCCTTGGGCTTTCCGAAGTGGAAGTCGCTTCAACTTATGGCAACTCATAATATATCACTGTTAG